A window of Paenibacillus sp. 19GGS1-52 contains these coding sequences:
- a CDS encoding TetR/AcrR family transcriptional regulator — protein sequence MSNVSNDKHTAILDAAHTLFGSSGFYETKMSDVAEQAGIAKGTVYLYFKSKEDLFMAVTRRDCEGYLQQLENKLQDHTTFTDKLSVIAKHHIFYYYERKQHTKLFFLAPNNNPELVAYMALFMEQYMQAVVKVLLEGRASEPELMAQSYIGMLDRLKMDILFDPSFTEVDAFKRAKFAANLFINGAMNNLHPAEDDKENNIANEDIE from the coding sequence ATGAGCAACGTATCCAATGACAAACACACGGCAATTCTGGATGCTGCCCATACGCTTTTCGGTTCAAGTGGTTTTTACGAAACGAAGATGTCGGATGTGGCGGAGCAGGCTGGGATTGCCAAGGGCACCGTGTACTTATATTTCAAAAGCAAAGAAGATCTGTTTATGGCGGTAACGCGCCGTGATTGTGAGGGATATCTGCAACAGTTGGAGAATAAGCTTCAGGATCACACTACTTTTACAGATAAGCTGTCGGTGATCGCCAAGCATCATATATTCTATTATTATGAGCGCAAGCAGCATACAAAGCTTTTTTTCCTTGCTCCTAACAATAACCCGGAGCTAGTAGCGTATATGGCGCTTTTTATGGAACAATACATGCAGGCGGTTGTAAAAGTGCTGCTGGAGGGCCGGGCATCCGAGCCTGAATTGATGGCACAGTCTTACATTGGCATGCTGGATCGTCTCAAAATGGATATTTTGTTCGACCCCTCCTTTACCGAGGTGGATGCGTTTAAGCGGGCCAAGTTCGCCGCTAACCTCTTTATTAACGGAGCCATGAATAACCTGCATCCTGCAGAGGATGATAAAGAAAATAATATAGCAAACGAGGATATAGAATGA